agacataagaaaatatggtatgatttccaatgagacaagtcttcatccaaatcacaattcataaaagtaaaccattgtaggtcgaagtacggtcttcaacaccaAACAGTAAGCTAAAACAATGATTTTGTATCACAAGAAAAATGACTTTAGCTGACAAGTTAATTATCCGATAATTGTATAGACGATCCACTTTAACAATTAAGAAATGCATTTTAGTAAGGACATGTTGCAACTTAAGTCAAAGGGGTTAAAAGACAGTTTAATTGATGATCTACATGTAGCTGTTCACATGTACTATATAAACCTTCCTTCACATTATACTTATCGGAAGAAGAAATTGAGAACGTATATTTCAATATCCGTAAACGGACAAAATCGGAAAcaagtaattgttttataaaaacaaacaaaaaaatgatatacgtaaaatattgtataatgtCATTACCAGACAACCTTGACAGTCAAATTGAGGAGTTGTATAAATCATAGTTAGTACATATATATGACGACCTGAGTTAATGAATAGTCATTCTGTGACGAGACTTCTCACAAGCAAACAGCACCAGGGAATGTGTTGATTTAACTTTTGTTAAGAAATTACAGCAATAAGTTAAAAATGGCCGATTCCGATAAGCAACTGCAAGCAAGTATGAAGACGGAATTTGAGGGCAAAATAGATGCGAAGCTCAAGGAAGTAGAAGCTATTAAAGAAAACATAGAAAAGGCTGTTAAGTACAAAGAAACCTACGATAAGCGAATGGGTGAAAACAAAACTGAAGTCGCAGAGAGGGCGAAAGTTCTTTTATCCAGCATCAATGATACCGTAAGTGAACTTAATTCTgatattgaaaagaaaagaGAGAACGATTTCCAAGAGTTGGACAAACATTGCGAAGAAATTCAAAACAAgagtacaaaatgtaaaaaacaactGGATTATTTCAAACTAGTTTTCGGTTCGCTCCCTGATGATGATGATATtgttcaacaatttatcaaagattCCACCCCTAAATTGGATGGAATGACATTATCGGTCAATATGGACTTTCCAAAACCATTAAAACTTATTTCTAGTTCATCTATCGACGTAAAGGcatgttttggaaaaattgAAGAGGACCTGTATTTTTGTCCGACTGGTGAAGAGAGACCAAAATATCGATCGCAATTAGAGGTCGAGCGGCGGTTCAAACCGGAACCGAACAGATCCAGTATTTTTGGTATTCAGATACGACCCGATGGTAAAGCCTGGGTGACAACAATCAATTATCGTATTCTCCTTGTTCTGAGAAATGGGCAAATTTACGACGAATGCATGGTCAAATTTCTACCAGTTTTCACAGCTGTCAATAAGTATGGCAATTTATATTGCTCCAGTGGAACATCATCCATAATCCGTGTTAAGAAAGATTTTGACATGGAAGAGTTTACAAACTTATCGCCTTGGAAAACGTTCGGTCTTCACGTAACAAACGACGAGCATCTGCTGGTATGCCTTGAAGGTCCTCAGAGGAGTAAAGTCGTGAAGTATTCCGAAATGGGAATGCCTGTACAAGAAATCATGCTCGATACGGATAACGAACCAATTTTTAAAGTTCCAAAGTATGTCACTCAAAACGCTAGTGGTCAGATGTGTGTGTCTGACGAGGGACATCTAATTATCGTCGAACCTTCTGGAAAGAAATATGTAAAGTATAAGCCAACCGATGAAACCTGGATCGGAAAGTCTCTAATCGTTGATAAGTTCGACAATTTAATCAGCAGTGAATGTCCATTGAAAATAAGACCCCAGAACATTCACATCATGAACTCAAAGGGGGAAAATGTCAAAACGTTCAAATTAGAAGGCCCGAAAATTTCCGGAGTGAATGCTCTAGCTATTGATTATCAATATGATGACCCTGTCATATGGATTGGAACACCTCTTGGTGACGTCATCATTGCTGAATTTGTTAACAAGGACATTTGATATATCTAATATTCAAATTCTGACTGTgtgttctttaaaaatgtatctcatgtatattttcctttttaattatatatagttaataaatatatgaatctgAAAGTAGTgggaaaaataaaagaacaattatAGCGAACTCCAAGGACATTTCAAACTGGAAAGTCCTTcatcaacatattttaaaatgatgcCATTTCTTGATAGGAAGTCAAATATCGTTTCTCCGCGACAAGTGAGATTCCTCTTGTACATTTTGCCATTAGTCTTAAAGTTATTTTCGTTGACAGGCaggtctgattttttttcattttgttcaatTGTGTTATGTTTTTACAACACAAATATTTAAGGAGAACACACACAAGGTTAgcaaaaaacattataataaatacGTTATTAATTACATACGTCCAAAGGACTTTTCTAGATTTAACTTCATCATGAACGCTCAAAGACAAATATGTGAAAACCATACAGTTGGAGAGCTATAAACTTGACAACATTGACCTAAAGAATAGCTTAATCCATCTAAGGTCAGCGTTGCCTGCGGTCATGGATTCTTagacttcttttaaaaaaagcatTACACTCCATTTAAATGCCTATAATGTTTGCATTGCCCATGGCCATAACCAGTAGACTTGGCTTCACGGGTTCGCAACACAACTTTTTGGttaatagttataaaaggtaccagaattataatttagtacgccagacgcgcgtttcgtctacattagactaatcagtgacgcttaaatcaaactatttataaagccaaacaagtacaaagttaaagagcattgatgatcaaaattcccaaaagttgtgccaaagacggctaaggtaatatatgcctgggataagaaaatttgGTTAACCAACTTTCTGTCATGCATGTGCAATATTCATTTTCTGTTCCTGGACAGATTACATCAAACTGGGATGACGTCATGGTTTCTAACATGCTTCAATCCCAATACGTACTGAAATGTGCCTTTTGTCGCAAGTTCACATTGGTTTGTCAGAAATTCCATTGGTTTGTGATAAATAAGTGCGTTAGTATTCTCAATAAAATCATATCGGAGCCTTTCATAGCAGACTACATATGGGTCTTTTTCGTTGTTGTAGGCCGTACGGTTGTCTAACATGGCTTAGATCctctttatttgaactttgtttgatagttgtctcattgtcaatcatactacatctccttatttgcAAACTGTGTACTTTTGTCGACTTCGACAGTGGTGTTATCATCATGACCTTTATTGTGTAAAGTTGTTTTATTCTTCAAGAATTTGTGTTAACAGATCTTTTATACTCTGTTGAAAATATTCTGAAAGTGCTAACATCTAGGGGTTAAAAATTCCTATAACCACTTGGTTTAGAACGCAGCTGGATTCAAATGGGCAACTTGGGCTACTATAGAAAGTTTATCTAAAGTATTACTAATTCAAAACTCGTCGTCTTTCGTCCATTTCTTCCTAAATCTGCCATTCaattaaaaagcaaaataaatttatattcagatatgCAAAATTCAATAATTTACAATGAAACCTTCGACTTTTTGGAGATGGTTTCTATTAGCCTATTTTACCCTTTTTCAATTCGTAATTGTGTGCGCTTtctatacatatttatatatttagaagtaatttaattattaacatttcaaagagattttataatttgtttccattttcgTTAAAGATCAACGAGGTTTAGTTGAATGCAAAATATTACTATCTTCATATCTTACGTCTTTGGCACAGCATTTTATTGTCGGAACGTATAATACGATGtacaaatacaaattcaatCCACACGCATGcacatatataattatttctttacATCTGACATTTTACCCATGTTTAGTCAAAgttctttttcatttgaaatataatgtttagtcaaagttctttttcatttgaaatataatgttttgaacAGTCAATAGCTTTGCCATTCAGCATCAACGGTTGTATACTCATTTCTATTTGATATTCTTTAAGTAGATTTTGAAATTCCACTTGGCTTTTCTCATAAAATCTTCGCAACAACGTCTTTGTACTGTTCAACATTGGCAAcacttttgaattaaaaattggCTCGTGAATTTTCTTTCTACATGACATTTTAGTAATGGTGGATTCGTCTACAGtgtctggaaaaaaaattgattaagaTAGACTGCACGTATAACTTCTCAATGCAGGTCAAATGATTGAACCAATGAATCGAAAAATGTAAACAGAACAAATATCAAAAGTCTGTTAACTTTAAAAGACGCCCGCTGCTTTTGTTTAGTGTTAGGTGGGGTTTTATTCTGATACTAGCATTCGGAATCCTTTAGTTTTATCTATGTAGTGTCAACAATAAATTTGCCTGCTTACCCCTACTTTCTACAATTTAATTGCATTAAGTAAACAAGCCATAATCCCAAGTAGAAGAGTTAACAGAagacttaatataaaaatgtgcGATACGTACTGTAGAAAAAGTGTGCGATACACTTTTTCTACAGTATGTATCGCACTCTTAATGTACATATcgcacacttttttttaatcgcTCTTTGTTGATACTATATAatcttaaaatgtatttttaatgaaCAGCAAAATAGTCTTTATGTGTGTATCAGctgtccttttcttttttaaacaccTTTCGGTATCCTCTGGTTTTGTCAA
The window above is part of the Mytilus trossulus isolate FHL-02 unplaced genomic scaffold, PNRI_Mtr1.1.1.hap1 h1tg000210l__unscaffolded, whole genome shotgun sequence genome. Proteins encoded here:
- the LOC134700955 gene encoding uncharacterized protein LOC134700955, whose translation is MADSDKQLQASMKTEFEGKIDAKLKEVEAIKENIEKAVKYKETYDKRMGENKTEVAERAKVLLSSINDTVSELNSDIEKKRENDFQELDKHCEEIQNKSTKCKKQLDYFKLVFGSLPDDDDIVQQFIKDSTPKLDGMTLSVNMDFPKPLKLISSSSIDVKACFGKIEEDLYFCPTGEERPKYRSQLEVERRFKPEPNRSSIFGIQIRPDGKAWVTTINYRILLVLRNGQIYDECMVKFLPVFTAVNKYGNLYCSSGTSSIIRVKKDFDMEEFTNLSPWKTFGLHVTNDEHLLVCLEGPQRSKVVKYSEMGMPVQEIMLDTDNEPIFKVPKYVTQNASGQMCVSDEGHLIIVEPSGKKYVKYKPTDETWIGKSLIVDKFDNLISSECPLKIRPQNIHIMNSKGENVKTFKLEGPKISGVNALAIDYQYDDPVIWIGTPLGDVIIAEFVNKDI